AGGCCGACGCGGTGGGAGTGGATATATTGAATATGTCCCAGCTTGCCCTCTAGAACCATGCGTTCGAGGGCTTCGAAGGCCGGGTGAAAGCGCAGCACATGGCCGGTCATGACTGTCAGGTCTGTTTTTGCCGCGGCTTCGACGACGGCCGAGGCATCCTCGACAGTCAGCGCAATCGGTTTCTCGATCAGAAGATGTTTGCCGGCTGCGATGATCTTGAGAGCCATCGGCGCATGGAACTGCGGCGGCAGCGCGAGGACAACGGCATCAATGTCGCTGCTCGAAAGAACGTCTTCCATGTCCATTGAAGCAACGCCGAATTGCCCGGCAAGGTCTGCCGCGCGGATTTTATCCTCATCGCATACGGCATAAAGGGCTCCAAGCTCGCTCAGTGTCCTGACGTGATTCCTGCCCCAATAGCCGCATCCGATGACGGCAACTGCCGGTTTGGATTTCATACTGTTTGTCTGCGTCCTTTGTCGTTCCCGCGTTGCCATATCGGCCTGCCTGGCAGCGCGCAAGTGGCGGGCCGGATTTTCTGCAAGCTTTTGCTTGACACCGGCAAGCGTGCGCCCTTATATCGCGCCGTTCTTGGCTCTCCGGCGGGGTAGCTCAGGTGGTTAGAGCAGCGGAATCATAATCCGCGTGTCGGGGGTTCGAGTCCCTCTCCCGCTACCAATTTTTTCAAAGACTTAGAGAGATTTCGCTGAAAAATAGCCGTTTTTGCGTTAGCGCGAAAAACCCTTATTTTTCAACACTTGTCAGATTTTCCGCATTTTCCGTTTGACATAGATTTGACATGCGCGTGCCTGTTTGTACCCGTTTTGTCTTGCGAATTCCTGTTAGGTTGCGCAGTTCACTTTCGTGATGATGTTTGTCAGGAGAACAACGCTTGCTCAGCTGCCTTGGCAGCGTTTCTTTCGTCCTGATATTCGCGCCAAAGATGCCCGTAAATATCCCATGTCGTCTGGATGCTGGCATGCCCCGCCCAGGTTTTGACTTGCTTTGGCGTGGCGCCGTTTTTGATCCACAACGATATTCCTGCATGACGAAGGCTGTGCATGCCGAAGAGAGGCTTATCGCCTTCCTTGATAATATTGGCGGAGACCATCAGTGGAACCCAAAGCCGATTATAGAGATTGGCATAGCTTTCGACTTTGCCCACCCCGTTGCCGAAGACCAAAGCATCCTGATTTGAAGGGCATGAAAGCATCCACTTGCGGAGTGCTTTTGCTGTTCGAGGCCCTATTGGCACATTACGAATGCTGTTCTTTGTTTTAACTCGCTCAATGTTGTTCCAGCGATCGGCCTTGCGTCGAACCTGAATCTCGGTTGTCGGCTTCTTCAAACATATGAACCGTCGGCTCACGGCGCGTAGTTCGCTTATTCTGAGGGCTTGGAATAACAAGACGCTCACGAAGGCTTCGGCGCGTCCACTTTTGTCGAAGTTCGCCGACGCTTGGAGAAACGTTTTCAAGACTTCCATCGGGGGCAAATTCAGAGACTCACGGTCAGCTTCCCAATCGGGCGCGGTGCGTACCGAAATCGCCCGCGCCGGATTGCTGCCGATCCAACCCTGACCCACCGAATAGTCAACGATCATACGGAGCGTCGAAAACACGCGTTGGGCCAGATCGTCGCTACGGCTGACTTCCAGTTCACGTGCGAAAGCGACACAGTCCGGTCCACTTAGCCGAGAGATTTTTGATTTTGCGATATTGAAAGGTATTAAGTGCAAGCGGACGTGTTGTTCGTATCCCCTCAACGTAATTCGCGCTCGCTTACTGGCGTCGACCAGGTTTTCGAAGTCGCTGAGAAATGCTCGTGCGGCGTCTCCCACCGTTATCGAACGTTTATCAGGCACATGAACGCCGCGGGCAATCTGACCTTCAACACGGATGCGTTCGTCTTCTGCCTCGCGTTTGGTTCCAAACTGCTTCTGTTGAAGGTTTCCGTCACGATCAACATAGTTCAGCTGCCAGGCGGTGCGTTTCTCGCCCGATTTTGTTGCCCAAGACCTTTTCCTGACCCTTGCCATACACGAAGCCTGTATCTATCTCCGTTCGCGTCCGAGTGCCTGCTGCTCGCGTTTCTTGAAATAGGTTTCGAGCGAAGATTTCCGCGCGACTAGGCCGATACCTGGTTCGTTCCAGATTGGCATGCAACCGCGCTCTGCAATGTGATAAATCCTCCTCGGTTTACACCCCAAGGCAGCGGCAATAGCCTTGGCGCCGCAAAGGAGATCCGAGTCAAGCCCTTTGCCTGTTTTCGCTAGCGCGTTACTCTCGTGCTGTCGTTTGCAGTGGTACATCGGCTATTCCTGAACGGCTTGTTCTCGTCTTCGACCATCACTAACGTTTTCCCAAGATGCTCTTGGTTGTGTGTCATATCTAAGTCCGGAAATTCGACAGATCAACGGAAAAACTCACGTAAAAATATACACTTACATCCACCATCAACCAGCTGTTGTTCTCTCGGGGAAAGCCTCGAACAGTCCGGCTATTTCCATCCAATATTCTTTTTTCAATGCTTAATCAGATTATGGCCGGGCCGAAGAAGGCGGACTGTCAAGGGCGGCCCACAGGGCCGCCGCCAGAGGCGGGCATAGCCCCTTGACTGTCCGGTGCGGCCCGGCAGGCTTGCTTGCAAGCAGCAAAAACCCTTCCAATCCCCCAGAAGATCCTGGCATCTTCGACATGCGGCCCCTTAAAGGCGCTGTTCTCGATCCGCCATACGCTCAAGGTCGGAGAGGACGGCATCCAACCATGCGCGATCCTCATACATGTAGACCCGGGCTGCATCTTGCCGTGTCGCGATAGCCCCAAGGCTAAGCTTGGCATGGACGCCAGCTACCGTCCGTGCTGGAACAGCGACAGCTTCACGCACGGCCTTTGCGTAGCCTTCAAAGGATTTCCAGCATTCAAGCCATGCATTCGCATGAGTGTCTCTGAGGGGGCTGGGCATGAGATCGCTTCGTCTACCTGCTGCTCGAAGTCGTTTGAGTAGTCGCCGCGCCCTGGCGTTCCGGTTACGAAATTGTTCTGCCGTCGCAATGCGGCGAAACAACTCGGCATCTGCGTTGGGATCGAGGTCGGGTAGCGTAGGCACCGGAAGGGTATCTATGGCGTTGAAAGTAGGAAAGGCCAATGCCGGTGTGGCAAGGCCTCCGGCCAGTATGGCACGGCGGGAAAGTCTTGTGTTAAAGGTACGGGTAGCCATGACCGGACTCCTCTAAGTCAGGTTGTGGTCAGGCGTGGGGTGGGTGTTCGCGCACCCCCTCACGCTGTTCGGTTACCATGCATTGTCTCAGTAGATAAGTAGTGATACCCCTGTATCACCTATTTCCTATATAGTCAACTGTAGGCATTAATGTTGATCTATATGGATCAAGAAAGTTCTTTTGAATGGTGACATCTGAACAGATTCGTGGTGCGCGCGCGATGCTCCGATGGGAGCAGAAGCAGCTTTCGAAGGCTTCGGGTGTCTCGATTCCAACCATCAAGCGGATGGAGGCAGGATCCGGCCCGGTACGTGGGACGTACGAGAACGTGTTAGCGATTCAGACGGCACTCGAAGATGCTGGTGTTGAATTTGTTGATGCGAATGGTGGTGGACCCGGTGTGCGGTTGCGAGGATAGAATCGCAGATGTCAACTCGCCCGATTAAACGCTGTGATTTTTAAGCAGAATGTGAAAGCGGGCGTTTGCAGCGAGCGCATTCAATCACTACAAGTCCAAACCACCGCCCATATACTTTCCCTTGTAGGGGAGGGGCTTTTTGAATACCGCACGGAACAAAGCGTCGACGCAATCAATAATTGCCTGCAGCGCTCCTATTACCTCTATATGCGAGAGAGAATGAACCTCCTTGGGGTGCACAAGCCGGTTTCTTGCGTCAATGGCGGCTTGCAGTTTGCTAAACCAAGTACCTTTGGAAGCAGCCACGTCATCGGAGAATTTTTTGAGAAGTAACTCAATGCGATCAGTCATTCTGGAAAACTTTGGAGTGGCTGAAAGTCGAAAAGAGCCCTTTTCGAGGCGCACCTCCCTTTCGAGTAGCACACCCTTTTCATGTACGGACAAGATTGAACGGTTTTTAAAGTGATCAGAGATCTCGTTAATATGCGCTTCTAAGAAGGAAACCCCGTGCAAAAGTGCAGCTCGGAGAAAAGCTTGTTTTTGATCTGTGCGCTTTTCGATCTCTGCCTTTTCCGCAAAGCCCTTGGCGGCATCCATCAAAGTCCTCGCATAGTCCACAAAATCGGACATTAAAGCTTTGCCTTACCTTTTTCGAACTCCAACACGGCCTTCTTCGCCTCGTAGCCTTTGATTGCGGTATCTATCACACCCTTCGAAAAGCCAGTCCCCTTTTCCGCTTGCAGCCAGAAAAGTTCAGTGAAACGTCCGCGTTCTTTTGGATCTGAGCGGAAGCCTAATCCTCGATAAGCCTCAGGGTCGGTCGCATGCTTTCCCTGAGCTAGCAAGTCGGCACGCAATGGATCCTTGCTCGTACTCTTTACAAGGTCGTAGTGCCGCTTCAGGCGCGCTTTGTTCCTTTGCAGCACGCCAGCAACGAAAGCCCAACCTGCTAGCAAAGCTATGTTCCGCGTTTTGTAGATTTGGTCGGCTCGCCCCTTTAGCTTTTTTGTTTTCTTGTCCATGAAAGCGGCCTTTTGAGCTTCTTGAAGTTTCACGAATTGCTTTCCCGCTTCTAGCAGGTTTTTATCCTGCCACATCTTTGGGTGATCCTTTTTGGCCTGAACCCAGTCTTGGGGCTCACGTTCGCCCGATTTTACAATTTTGGGCGTGGTGTCGACTGAATCGAACTTTTTGTCGTCAATGTTCTGGCCAGCATAGAAATTCACAATAAATGTTCGGGCTTCTTTCACAGTGGTTGGACTTGCCCTGCTCGCCTTGTCGGCAAAATCGCCATCCTTTTCCAGAAGTCCACACTGCTGGCACCAGTCACGAAGTTCGGGCCCTTCCATCGTGGCATACATTCTATCAAGCAGGTCTGCTGACACAGCTATGTTGGTATTCGAGATTACTTGAACATCCAGCCTCTGGTCCTTGTCCAAGTCGAAGTAGACTTTGATTCCGTGATGCACATCAATCTTGTCGTTCAGTGCCTCCGAAATCGCTTCGAACCGGTGCTGACCACCGATTACCTCAAGAGTGCCATCATTATCACTCAAGAACTCGCAGACGATATTGCTGAACTTACGCCTTCCCAAGGCATCTGACTTCATCTGCTCGAAAGCCGAGTGGTTTGTTACTAATTCTCGATTCGCTCGATAATCGCCGGAGGCATCAGGATCCAGTGCCACGTCCGTAGTTCCGTGCGCGCAGATAATTGAAGCAAGAGCGTGGCATTCTACAAAAGGGGCTCCGGTTAGTTCATCGATCAATACAATCATGTTCTGGCGCTCCAACGGCTTGAACAGCTCGCAAAACTCTACGATTAGGCTTTCAAGTTCAGTGCCCGTTGGATCTGTGGGGAAATCGGAGAATGTGATCTTATCCGTCAAGACTGTCCTCTTTTGTCGCTGAATTGAGAGAGCACTCATAGTTATACTACTTAGAATCGCCCGGGTAACTATCTTCAGCGGCCGTAGGCCGCGCTGCAACGCAGCGCTTCAACGGACGATGAACAGCAGGTTTGGGCCGATAGCGTTCACTTGCATGGGCCAAACTATAGCTGACCAAAGAGTCGCGGAGATCAGCCTTCTGCATGAGGACTAGAAGTCGAATGATGAAAACATCGTAGAGGTTCAATTCACAACACACCGTTTGAATAGGTGCACCAAAGGGACAAATCGTTCATTCCTACGGTAACTAGACCGATATGGTGAGATGTCCTGAGAGTATAGGCAGCGAATGATTTCAGAAAAGCGGATAGTTAGGGCAGTTGATGACGCAAATGTACATTTCCTCTGGTGCTGGGAACGGTTTCAGAAGCTGAAAAGGTTTGAAATTGAGCCACAGGATCTGACTGACTTTCAAGTCAGGCTAACTGCAGCATTTACGATACTTGATCGGACCTATCGATTGATCAAAGCTGACCAGAAGCGGCTCATTGAACGAAAAGAGCAATACAGTCGGCCTTGGTTTGCCAGCAGAATGGGTAAGCTAGACCTGTACTTGAAGGCGGTAAAAGAGGCCCTCGGGATTGGCCGCAGCCTAGGGGATGGATTCGCCTGGATTTTTTACAAGGATGAATCCGCGCTGCTTGAGCAACATAATACAGAACAGCGACAGCTTCTGCTTCCGCCAAGTGTTGGAGGTCTGGGTGAACGGGCATTCATCGAGAAGTTGCAGGGCCTCAAAGGCATGTTTGTGCTGTATCATGCCATCACCTCGTTTCTGCGCCTGGGCGACGTCAGCTTTTTCGATCCTGTGTCCGGTGAAATCGTGGGCATCGGCGAACTAAAGACACGCCACGTGGAGGGCGACCGTTACGACATCACATTGGGGTTTGTCTCAGGTGGTTTCGAAAACCCAATGCTGAAGCAGGACGAGTCTGAAGAGCCCGATGTTAGATTCGAGCCCTTGGACCAATCAACTAGGAAAAAGCTCAACAAGCAGATGGATCAGCTGGGTAACGCTTTGGAAATGCGTGTCAAGGCGGATGCCAATCCGAGAATCGAGACCTCCAGCAAATTCCATTTTGAAGTGCTAGAGCGAAATATTCAAAGCTGCGGCGCCAGGGCCTTTGAGATGAGAAAGGCCGGACCGGGTCTTATTCTCGGTGCTTGGCGTCCACGCCTACAGAGTAGCCTTGGAAAGAGAATTATGCGATCAGCGACGAACATAGACGCGGCCATCAGTCCGGTAGAGGCGGCCGTCGCGAAAATCCTTGATCCTCAACTTGAAGACAACTGTCTTTTCATTGGCAACCTTGGCAATCATGAAACGGGCTTCCCGGTCACGCCAAGCGGCGGAGTTCCCATGATCTGGTGGCCGCTCGGAGAGCAACAGATACATGACCTACTCTTTGGACACGTGCTAGTCATCACGCTATTCAACCCCGCTATACTTTGGGCGATCCTGCGCAAGCGAGGCTTTGAAGTCATTTTGGGCCGAAGGTCACGCGTTCTGAAGATCACCAAGAAGGTGGGAAAAGCAGGTCTGGACCTGGAAAATTTCTCCTACTTTGAGAACCTAATACCTTATGCGCTCATGGATGAAAACGCCGTGGCTGATATGATCGATGCAAGTGTGAAGCAGATAGTGGCTGCCGCAGGCGGTCGCCCCGCGAAAGTTGGCATTAGACCACACCTGAGATTTGAGCCAGATAGGCG
This portion of the Hoeflea prorocentri genome encodes:
- a CDS encoding tyrosine-type recombinase/integrase, with the translated sequence MARVRKRSWATKSGEKRTAWQLNYVDRDGNLQQKQFGTKREAEDERIRVEGQIARGVHVPDKRSITVGDAARAFLSDFENLVDASKRARITLRGYEQHVRLHLIPFNIAKSKISRLSGPDCVAFARELEVSRSDDLAQRVFSTLRMIVDYSVGQGWIGSNPARAISVRTAPDWEADRESLNLPPMEVLKTFLQASANFDKSGRAEAFVSVLLFQALRISELRAVSRRFICLKKPTTEIQVRRKADRWNNIERVKTKNSIRNVPIGPRTAKALRKWMLSCPSNQDALVFGNGVGKVESYANLYNRLWVPLMVSANIIKEGDKPLFGMHSLRHAGISLWIKNGATPKQVKTWAGHASIQTTWDIYGHLWREYQDERNAAKAAEQALFS
- a CDS encoding HEPN domain-containing protein translates to MSDFVDYARTLMDAAKGFAEKAEIEKRTDQKQAFLRAALLHGVSFLEAHINEISDHFKNRSILSVHEKGVLLEREVRLEKGSFRLSATPKFSRMTDRIELLLKKFSDDVAASKGTWFSKLQAAIDARNRLVHPKEVHSLSHIEVIGALQAIIDCVDALFRAVFKKPLPYKGKYMGGGLDL